Below is a genomic region from Sorghum bicolor cultivar BTx623 chromosome 9, Sorghum_bicolor_NCBIv3, whole genome shotgun sequence.
CATTGCATATTGATACATCCATGTACCCATAACATCTGTCGTCATATTAACTCACCGCCGGAATCTTTCTCTGAGCATGTTCATCTATCTTGTCTGAAATATGCAGTCCTTTGATTTTTATAGTCAAAATCgaaagggtttttttttttttgaagtacCAGCATAGACATCACATAGCACTGCAGAAGAATAATAGGATCCACTTCTTCAAAACCTCAAAGATATAAACATCACTCATACAGCAACAAAAGCATAGTACATCTACTCTGGCAAACAGTGCTATTACACAACCATGTCCTTCATAAGGTAGTTTATCTATTATTACAATAGAACTGCCTGGTTCAACATGTTTCAGATAGCAAGAAACTAGTGCATGTTCTTCATCAGGCCAACCATCTTTATTATAACAACACATTCAGGCATTTCGGTGATGAGATCAACCTTCGGTGCTTGATGACTTGACGACGGTGACAGGGCAGGTTGCGTTGTTCACGACATAGTCGCTGACACTTCCCAAGAGCACCCTGCAGGAAGATATCAGAAGATCAGCACTGCGATCAGCGAAGACAGTACGCTCAATGACACACAAGTCACAAGAACAGTTTTGCGAGCAGCTTGGTACAACCTCTTGAGCTTGCCAAGGCCCCTGCTTCCTATAACCAAGCAGCTCAACGGGGTGTCATGGATAACTTGACAGAGCTTCTCACGTGGATCTCCCCACAGGACTTTCACAACCACCATAATCTGTTTGTCAGAAGAAACACAAAACCTCAATAAAGCAACACTGAGAAGGAAATGGCAGAACACGATGGCTTGGTGTGCTCACCTCCTTCTGGGTAGCTGTAGTGTTCAGGATGTCCAAGGTTTCTATGTCGGGCTTTGCTCCATATTTCTTCGCGATAATAGGGTCAGAGAATTCCGAGAGGGGAATCAACGCtatatttaataaaaaaaagtgCAGTGAGGTTATTGAGCATTCAGGCCATCACATAACGACATTGATGATGTTAAATCATGTTAGGATGGAAGTAAACATCTACATTGATGCTATGAAATATCGAAAGTATAGATACTAAGCTGAAACATATAGGTTGCTAGAACTGATCACTgaatcttagagcatctccaagagattagccaaaaaGACTAGTcaaatttactgatttagctactctctaaaatagatttgacaaaaagatattagagtactccaacAGACTCTATAAAGGATAGCTAGTGAGGTAGGCTATAAGTAGAGAGCGAATAAGGTGCGATGGAGAGCCGCTAAATTTGAAGAGTTATTTACAAAGTCTGTTGGAGACGTTTTTCCTTCAACAATAGCTAAATTtacctttagaaaatgatttggcTAAATTTACCTTTAGAAATTTACAGCAGCAGAATAGAATGaagcaaataaaaagaaaatctgGATTTCACGTTATGTATCCGAAAGATATACTACGTCTGTGTAAGAATACCACGTCATCTCTAAAAGAAATCGTGATGTCACAGGCTAGCCAGGTTAATACTCTTCAGAGAAGATTAAGTGAACTGCCCATTAGTAGTTTGCAATGTTTACTAGCAGCAAATTTACCGCCTAGCACAATAGCAGGGTAAAAATCAGCTGAGCAGTGACACCTTTCTGAACAAAATGGAAAACAGCTCTGACCTCTGAG
It encodes:
- the LOC8079540 gene encoding universal stress protein PHOS32, which produces MAGAEGERWVGLATDFSEGSRAALRWAAANLLRAGDHLLLLHVIKEPDYEQSEAILWESTGSPLIPLSEFSDPIIAKKYGAKPDIETLDILNTTATQKEIMVVVKVLWGDPREKLCQVIHDTPLSCLVIGSRGLGKLKRVLLGSVSDYVVNNATCPVTVVKSSSTEG